CACCGGAGACGCCGACCTCTAGTTCGGCCTGAGATGTTGTTGCACTAAAGAGGAAATGATGGCATGCAATAGATATAACAATATGTCATTTATGCCGCATTCGACGATTTTGCATCGGGCTCCGATCCTGCCGATCGCACAGACGTCGCCCCCAGGGCGATCGCGCCATGATGGTCCGGCCGCGAAGATCTTGACGATCGATCCTCGGCGTTCGGGCTGGAGCCCGGCGGGAGACTCGGCGTCCGAAGCCCTGGCACGGGCCTGACCGAGAGCACCCATGAACACCGCGGTCGAACTCCACGACTCGACGCTCGCCGGCATGACCCACGACGGTCGCGATCTCGTCTTGCGCCTGTCGCCCGCCTATGTCCATCGCTCGACGGGGCGGCCCGGCGTCGATCCGGGATCCGGGTGGCTCCAGGACGTCGACCTGGTCATCTTTGAAGCCATGGTCGATACCTTGCCCTCCGAGTTCCCCGTCGACCTGAGCGACGGGTCCTTCTCGGTCGGCGAGGTTCTTTGGGACAACAGCATTCCCCTGCCCCTGGCCGTCACGGGCGCTGTGACGCTCACCGCGGTCACATGCGGTGGCGAGTTCCTGACCGTCCGCGGTACGGGGGCGTCGACCGTGATGCACGGGGAGTCGAGGTATTTTGAGCAATTCCCGGGATCGGCCGACGGCTGATCTCTTGCTGGCGCAAGCCGGGCACCCGGATGCATGAGGTTGCGAATAGCGCAATGCCGTTGGAGCCGTCCGCAATCCCGGATCGTGGTCCTTGGTTTCCGACCCGTAAGATCGGCCCCTAGCGTGCGGGCTCGCCGGGGCGCGGCGGGCGGGGGCTGGTGGCGGCCTGGCGGCGGTATTCCTCGTCGTTCCGCTTCCAGAGGTCGGCCATCTCGCGGACCTTCTCGGGGTGCCGGGCGGCGAGGTCGTGGACCTCGGCGCGGTCTTTCGCCAGGTCGTAGAGCTGCCAGCGGCCCTCGGCGGCGGCCGGCGCGGGGGCGACGATCTTCCAGTCGCCGACCCGCAGGCCGCGGTTCCCCTCGTGGTTGAAGTAGAGGAAGGGCCGCTCGACCGCCGCGTCCTGCGCGAAGGCCGGGAGGAGGCTGCGGCCGGGAGGCGCGGGGCGGGTCGCGCCGTTCCAGGTCTCCGGAGGGGTGACGCCGGCCACCTCCATCAGCGTGGGTGCGACGTCGATCAGGTGGCCGGGCGTGTGCCGCAGCTCGCCCCGGGCCTTGACGCCGGCCGGCCAGTGGACGATCAGCGGGGTAGAGACGCCCCCTTCGTACGTCCAGTACTTGTGAAGTCGGAAGGGCGTGTTGGCGGCCGTCGACCAGCCCGGCCCGACGCCCAGGTACGTCATCGCCGAGCCCAGGGGGGCGGCCGGGTCGTGGCCGGTCGAGCGGATGAGCTGCTCGGCGCTGGCGCCGTTGTCGGACGCGAACAGGATCAGGGTATCGTCCTTCGCCCCGATCGCCTCCAGGCGCTCGAGGATCCGGCCGATCTCGCGATCCATCCGGTCGACCATCGCCGCGTGGATCGCCATCTTGGCCGCCTGGAACGCCTTCTGCTCGGCCGTCAACGACGCCCAGGGGACGGCGCGTCCCACCTCGCCGGGGCCGACCCGGCGCTTCAGCTCTTCCTCGGCGAGGTTCCAGGACGGGACCGTCGTCGGGTCGAGGGGCGAGAGCGGGCCGTCGTAGACCCCCAGCTCGCGCTGGCGGGCCCAGCGGCGGGCGCGGATCACGTCCCAGCCCTCGGCGTAGCGGCCCCGATAGCGCTCGATGTCCTCGGGGAGCGCCTGGAGCGGGAAGTGGGGGGCGGTGAAGGCGACGTAGAGGAAGAACGGGTCGCCGGGATGCTCGCGATGGTGGCCGTCGAGCCATTCGACCGCGTGCGAGGCGATGGCGACCGTCGAGTAGTGCCCGTCCTCGGGCTTCGGCCGGGGCAAGGGCTTGTCGTCCAGCCTCTGGAAGGCGGGCGTGAAGTAATCGCCCGAGTCATCC
The DNA window shown above is from Paludisphaera mucosa and carries:
- a CDS encoding arylsulfatase, which gives rise to MTPRRLRLGAAFALAFSTIAVPAGSARAAAPPNVVVILADDLGFSDLGCYGGEIATPNLDRLAAGGLRFTQFYNTARCWPSRAALMTGYYAQQVNRDPAGSRPTWAALLPDLLRPAGYRSYHSGKWHVDGPVLEAGFLRSYSGDDSGDYFTPAFQRLDDKPLPRPKPEDGHYSTVAIASHAVEWLDGHHREHPGDPFFLYVAFTAPHFPLQALPEDIERYRGRYAEGWDVIRARRWARQRELGVYDGPLSPLDPTTVPSWNLAEEELKRRVGPGEVGRAVPWASLTAEQKAFQAAKMAIHAAMVDRMDREIGRILERLEAIGAKDDTLILFASDNGASAEQLIRSTGHDPAAPLGSAMTYLGVGPGWSTAANTPFRLHKYWTYEGGVSTPLIVHWPAGVKARGELRHTPGHLIDVAPTLMEVAGVTPPETWNGATRPAPPGRSLLPAFAQDAAVERPFLYFNHEGNRGLRVGDWKIVAPAPAAAEGRWQLYDLAKDRAEVHDLAARHPEKVREMADLWKRNDEEYRRQAATSPRPPRPGEPAR